The sequence gggttcaatccctagcctcaatcagtgggttggggatccaacattgccatgagctctggtgcagaTCACAAACATgggtcggatcctgcattgctgtggctgtggtgtaggccagcagctgcagctccaattggacccttagcctaggaacttccataggaagcaggtgctgccctaaaaagcaaggaaaaaaaaaaaaaaaaaaagagagagaatgtttGTGACCTTTGTTCTCCTACATAGGAGAGCAGCACCACAACGTCTATACAGTCTgtcatggaaacaacacaaattttttaaaactaatgttAGCTATGAAACAAACGCATACATACCTTGGGGGCAGTTTATTTTATTACAGCTTTTCACCCCTGATCTGACTTTAGAAAAATATAGTGTCAAAATGGTATTTTAtcaaagaaaactaaattttttaagttGCTCCCTACTGTTACACATGATAAcaacacatattttatttccaattcAAACAATTAATAAACTCACTGGGATCTGCATTATTATTCACAGCAAGTTATGTAGGCCAATCAACTTTCCTAAACAAGAAATTCCATTTCAAACATCTTCAAGACTCAAGAAAAACACATACCAttacatgttttataattttattaggaATAATTCCAAATGGGTTATGAAGAAAACTTATTCATTGAGTTGGATGAGTTTTCCAAAAACTCTTAATGAAGATATGTTTATCAATAAACAGTAAAACATCAGCAGAACTATCATATACTGGGCAAAAAGGCTGATACCAAAAGCAACATGCAACATAAAAAAGATACAATATAAAGAAAGACAATCTGCTGAGTATTAAAAATCATCTCAATAAGAACTCTTTGCAACTAGCATAAGACTAATTAGCtatcaaatccaaaccacaccAAGGTAAGCTTGGCTGATGGAAGCCAGGAGTCAATAATGAGGGGAAAATATAAGTTCCTCAGTGCAAGAGATCTGAATAGTGTTTTGGAGCATTCCCTGGCTTGTACAAGCagtattaaaaaatctttttggcaagggagaaaaataaatacaaatggaatgctacatttttcttaaatcagCAGACTGTCCCAGGAATGATAAAGGTATCAGTAAAGTAGCAAGGGGataactttaaaacattatttgttGTGGGCtcaaaaaaacattcaaaatggatttatttaaagGTGTCACACTATGTCCAGGCATTTAGGCTTAAGGGAAGTAAAATTAAGAGGACACTTTTTTCCCAAGTTAAGGAGAATTTCTTTAAAACCAAGCATACTTTGCTTAACAGCAACATTATACTTGGTAAACAATAATTGGCAACAAAATAAGTTTAAACATTGTAATATTCTGCCCAAACCAGTCCCAGATACTCTTTAATAACCAAGATGCAAACTAATTTTGTTGTAACAAGCCTAGACCAATTCTATCAAACATGTCCTTGGTTAGACATCCAGTTTCATTTAACGTTTTGAAAGCTCATTTGACAGCCAGTCAAGTCCCTCATACAGACCAGTTCCTTGTGTAGCACAAGTGGCTTGAACATACCACTGTAAAGAGAGGACAAGAAAACACTTGATTAACATAAGACTATGCATAACcagtatttaaaatttcttactcAGAAAATTATCTTTCAGGGATATTACTTAGGCAGGAGGTACCATaaatgcatatgaaaaaaaggaaacaatacatAAAGCCATGGGAATAAAGTTGTAAATGTGTTAAAGTATTATATCTTTCAAGTgatcaaatacatatttaatgatCTCAATAACTGTATAGATTGGGACTATTCTCCTACCTCTTGCTTCTCAAAAAACTCCTCTTATATTTAAAGCCACTgctaccagagttcccatcatggctcagcagtaacgaacctggctagtatccatgaggacgagggttcaacccctggcctcactcagtggattaaatatccagcattaccgtgggctttgtggtgtgggtcacagaagtgcctcggatctggtgttgctgtggcgtaggctgtcagctacagctctgatatgacccgtagcctaggaacctctgtatgccaccggtatggccctaaaaaagcaaaaaaaaaaaaaaggctagctATTGCTATCCAATTCACTACATTTAACCAACTATCTGCTaattaatctgaaaaagaacattcaTGAGAAATGAGTAACTAATAAACTACTCACCTGGTCCTTATAACCATCTTGTTTCTCATAAAATTAAGTTCAGAGTATAAGAGACAAAATTTTGAAAGAGCAGAGATTGCTGGTATTTTAGAGGCAAGCTTTTCTGGAAAGTTTCACTATCTTCAGTGTCAAGCACCCCCAAAATTTCTACTCTCTATACAGTTATTGCCACATCACAGTATTTGCCTTGTTGACAAGGTAATAAAAAAACTATTGTGAAGCACAAGCCACAGTACTAGTTTATGATACCATCTTTAAATATGGAAACAGTATAACTGTATTTTGCCAATATTTAAATACTGATCTAAAAAGATAAGCTATTAGAGAGCAAGCaaatattgttttaagttttaaattcaaAACTTTTTTACTATCATTATAGGTCTCCACAAGCTTTTGGTGTGAACACACAAAGAGTACAAAATATTACCTAAAATATAGCTGTTAAatattgatttgtttgtttgtttgctttttaagaccgcacctgcaacatatgtgagttccaggctagggggtcaaataggaactacaggtgccagcctatgccacagccacagcaatggtggatctaagccgtatctgagacctacaccacagctcatggcaacaccagatccttaacccactgagcaaggccagggattgaacccataatcccatggttactagtcagtgaaatttttaataagaaagccaaattataaaatatttgctgcagttatatacataaaatttaaattaaaaatatcaataatctTTAATATTACAATTCTCATACAGCacaattttctacatttttatccaTACTAATCATTTTGAGGATAAAGTTAACAAAagtcaaatgaaataaagatactTAAAACCTTTGGATCCTTGAAGGATacatattaaaaagttttaaaaatggagaagatACCAACATACTTGAAAGGTGAACACAACATTTACAAAGGTTTGAAATTAAGTCTGAAAGAGCTCATGTTTACATAAGCAAAACTCCattattatagttttttaaatgatgtgcTCCTTAACTCTTTCAAAGGGGACAATTaacaaatgtttaaattaaatacTACTTTAAACAATTATTCTAATAATTCTAATAGACAGCAGGTTAATATGAACCTCCAAATACTTACTGTTCTGTTACGAAGAGACTGAAGACCTAATTTATCTGTCATTTCGCTAATGGCCATAGCATTTGGCAAATCCTGTTTGTTTGCAAAAagcagcaacactgcatcttgCAACTCATCTTCCTGAAGCTGCAAATAAAAGCCAAGACTTTAACAACTACCAAGCTGcaattcaattattttaacaCACTAGGTAGACTACTCTTTtcctatatatatgtaatttattcaacattaaatacattattaaatatcAAACCAATAGTACACCTTCAAGTAAAGCAAAACTGTTTTTCAAGCCAATCATCGACACACTGTTAAGGTAAATCAGCCTTCATGATCATTCATGGAGCGTCAGGACTGGCAAGGATAAGAAACATACATGGGAATAAACATTTATGGCAGAACAGTATGGTACTTAGTAGTAAACGTATTTAGATGATGACTCTTTTTGGACCTTTTCCTTTCCAGACAGCTGGACCAAGAAACAGTGGAGTAACAATAGTGATTAAGGCATTAGAAGTATCACGAAAAATTCAAGAATAGCATCAAGAGCAGAAGCTGCTAAGAATGAAATACTAAAACATGACACAACACTAGGAAACTTATGCTACGTGAAAagtgacaaaatttaaaaaggtaacaaAAGACCATACATTGTTTGAGTCCACTTAAAtcaatgtccagaacaggcaaatgtATAGTGAATTAGTGGCTGTCAACTGGGAGTGTGGGGAGTGGAGTGGGTGGAAGGAATGGAGAACATATGCTAAtagttttaagatttctttttggaggtgatgaaaatgttctaaaattcaaTTGTGGTAATGACTGTACAATTTTGTATACTAGAAACCAGTGACTTGTACATTTCAAATGAGTGAAGTcacagtatgtgaattatatctcaatagttatttacaaaaaaagagcagaataaaggggaaatatttaactgagaagaaaaaacacTCATTACATATACACTGGCACAATGGTTTTACAAACTCTAGTCTTAGGAGCAATAAATGAGAATACTCCAGTAAACATATTATGACTACAAATATGAAACCATGACAAGGTTCCTCTAGCAAAGTTCCTCAAcaatttcccccccccccagtatttttatcaatatatgaaaatattaatccAATATATGGCAAGGCCAAAATGACACAATCAACCAAAATGCCACATCCCTTAGGTGGAATTTTTTATCATGGTTGCCATTACAAAACATTTTGAAGTATGTATTACAGGTATGATATAGAAAAAAACTGAACCCAATGACACTGAGAACAAGGGATTTGAACCAGGATTCCTAGGTCAAAAAAGCTTCAAAACTAGagattttatttctagaaaataagaCTAGACTAAAGCAGACATCCTCGACCAGAGATGTGCATCAAAATCGTTCACAGAGCATTCTACAAAGTGGGCCTTTCTCCTAACTTACTGAAGTAGCTAGCTACTCTtccatgagttttttaaaaagttctatagATTTTTATGTGCAATCTTAATAACCTATGGTGATAGTTCCTCAAGGTTCTTCTAGTTCtaaaaagttcatttttgtaATCAAATTACAGTTCAAATGTACTAACCACTAACACTACCGCTATCACCCAGAGAAACACATCTTAgaaatggtaaatttttaaaacattctcacCATCTTCTGCAGCTCATCTGCTCCTTCCTGGATTCTTTCACGATCATTGCTATCTACCACAAAAATAAGACCctaaagaaaaattgtttaaataaattataagttaAATTTAAAGCACACACTAAATATGAAACCTAAGTATATAGGCAGCAAAACAATACCCAGAGTTAAATACTAGGAAGAAAaagtcttattaaaaaaaaagaaaggaagaaaataacaggacattaaaaactaaaaacagatttGAGCACTATTTGTGATTAACTTAACAATGTTATTtcaagaataaattttaatttaatccctttcctttgctttttaatgttGTAAGTGCAGTTAAACAGAAGCAATAAAACACTACTAGGTGtgcacaaaaggaaaaagaacaagagctcccttgtggctcagtgggttaaggatccaatgttgtcagtgcaatggcttggatcactgctatggcatgggtttgatccttggcctggtaacGTCCACATTCCTcaggcaagaccaaaaaaaaataaaaaaccatctggggagttttaaaaatcttaatgtgCTAACCATAACTCCTAGCCACTTGAACTGGAATCTCTTGAGGATATAAACTAGGCATCAGTAGTGTTTCTCAAGTTTAATGTGTGCGTGTGAATCACCTGGGTATTTGTTAAAATACCGATAATTCAGTGGGGTCTCGCTGAGTAAGACCTGTGATACTTCATTTCTAGCAAAGTTCACAGGTAGTGGTGCCAATTCTGCTGGTTTGGGAGTTCTGAAGCACTGCTGACATTTTGGGCTGGTTGATTCTTTGTTAGGGAATGAGCGGAGGGCTCTCCTTTGCACTATAGGATGTTCAGCAACTAGTTGCCAGTAGTAGTCCCACCCTCACCCAATGCAGATGCAGTTacaacaatcaaaaatgtcttcaagtattataaaatactttctgGAGACAAAACTGATCCctcttgagaaccactgctctagtcTAACTCTTACATAAGAGGAAACCGAAGCTTGGAATGACTTTAAGACTGTAGAGCCAGTTCTTGTTTCACATTTCTATTTAACTTGGTTCCAACTCTGTGATATTTTCTACTACGATGAGAggtttttcaacaatttttttggcatgcagaaggtcctgggccagggatggaacccaagatGTAGcagctgcactgacaatgccagatcttaacctgctgtgtcagaCAAGAACTCCATTGCATCGGTTTTTGTTTACTACTGGaattgataaaaaaatttttctaggagttcccgtggtggcgcagtggttaacgaatccgactaggaaccatggggttgcgggttcgatccctgctcttgctcagtgggttaaagatccggcgttgccgtgagctgtggtgtaggtcgcagacacggctcggatcccgcgttgctgtggctctggcgtaggctggtggctatggctccgattgggcccctagcctgggaacctccatgtgccgcgggagcagcccaagaaatggcagaaagacaaaaaataaataaataaataaataaaagattactaaaaaaaaaaaaaaaaaatttctaaatgtgTGATGTTATATAAGCACTTTGTATGTTTAAGATGTGTGGATGTCATTCCTGGTCTCCAGCCCCACAACTTGCATACAATACTGTATACAAGTGAGACTGTATACAACATTGTATACAAACTGTATACAATTGTACAACTTGTATACAAATTGTATACAACATTGAGTATCAACTTGCATACAACACTGTATAGGAGTGAGAtttactagggagttcccatcgtggcagagtggttaatgaatccaactaggaaccgtgaagttgtgggtttgatccctggccttgctcagtgggttaaggagccagtgttgccatgagctgtggtgtaggttgcagacgtggctagagtcccaagttgctgtggctctggcgtaggccgggggctacagctccaattagactcctagcctgggaatctccatatgcagcaggagtggccctagaaaaggcaaaaaaaaagaaaaagaaaaaaaaagtgacatttacTACCACCGGGTGGCAGTGAATATCTTAGGTGAGTAGCTGGAACAACTAGGTTTAAACAGCATGtcatgttatttatttagttagttagttatttagTTATCTagcatacttttttaaaaattaaaatattcatgttcAGTAATATGGCTGTGATTAGAAAAGATGTTTTGATATGAGTTACATGTTCTCCAAACCTTCATtatagaaattttcaaacatacgCAAACGTAGAGAGAATAGCGTAATAAACCCACATATCTATTATCCAACTTCAGTAATTAGGATATGGCCAACTGTTGAATTGGTACTCCTTTATATTTCaccttttagattattttaaattaagtcaAAGGCATTTCATTTAGAGAATGTGCTTTTGAAAAAAACTTACGTATGAAGTAAAACTTTGCTAATCCTAAGCCTTGTAATTCTTGACCAATATCAAGAATTGGCTTATCCCTAGACTTCTTTAGAATGCTTTGTAATTTACTTTAACTTGCAACTTGACCCATTCCTGGCCACCATGGACCACCTTAGAATCAAAAGTCCAAGTACTTCTTTCTAGGGACCTCAAGGCTGCCAGAGAAAGCATTATGGTTACCTGAGGTAATCACAGCTAAGCTCTTTTCCAGCATtctctttgactttattttttacttattttatttttttgctttttagggctgcacctgcggcacatgaagtttccaggctaggggtccagagctgcagctgccggcctacacgacagccacagcaacgccagatacaagctgcatctgcaacctacactgatcAGTTCTTTTAgctataatatttaaaagaaactagagagttccctggtggtctaatggttaggactcgGCACTTTCACTGTTGCAgccaggtctgggaactgagatcccacatcaagcctctgccCACTcactgaggccaaaaaaaaaaaaagaaaaaaaaaaaaagaaaaaagaaaagaaacttttattAACAATCTGGGACAGTGTTTATTGTAGtaaatttctcttccttcattaTAGAATTTGAGTTATTTTCCCGTTTCTAAACAAGTAAGTATAGTAGCCAGACTTACCTTTAGAATCTTAGCTTTTCTACACTCTTGATTCTGTGATGTCCCAGGAAGTAAATAACttagaatttatttctaaaataatcctCCCTCTTAATAATGTTACTTTAGGACTGGTAgtgttatttacattttaaaacaataaaaatggatTGCTAGTAGTCCATATACAATTACATCCCTTTTTGAGGTATTACCTCTCTTAGAGAAGTAGGTTCTAAAAAGGAGTAGCTTTGGGGAtaggagggaaaggagaagacatttattaaatacctgtGGTATGCCAAACACAGTGCTAGATTCTTTTATACCATATGATTACATTTAATCTTTAATAGGCTTATATAGTTGGTGGTATCTTATTTCTATAGAAGAGGCATGGTCAAGGATTAGATAATTTATATAACTAATAAGTAGTGCTGAGATTTGAATTTGCTCTCTGTCCGCTAAAGCACCAAATTTTTTATCAAAGAGTAGGATGCTGAAAATGATTTCCAATACAGATAAAGGAAACGGGGATGAATCTGCTACATCAAAAGAAATGTCATTTAATGACCATTGtctaaaataattattcagtACCCTGGCAAGCTCAGTGCTATGGCTATACTGAGGAATTAATCCCTCAGTGGATTTAATCTGGCTACCTACACAAATAACTGGTAGCACAAGACAGTTTGTGATAAAGTgacaaatgattaaaaatactttaggGGTCAGGGTTGTGGGAAGAAGAATACTTCAGTATGTAtactaaaaaatgtattttagtatAATAAGAATATAACAAAGCTATAAAATTAATCTGCCCTCTCTCCAGTTGAAAGTTTTATACCTTCCTATTTGAAagtttttggaaaattcttactTCGACTAATTCCTTCccaatttcagagttcctgtcatggctcagcagaaacaaatctgactaggaaccatgaggttgcaggttcgatccctggcctcactcagtgggttaaggagccagtggtgccgtgagctgtggtgtaggttgtagacatggctaggatcccgagttgctgtggctctggcgtaggccggtggctacagctccaattagacccctagcctgggaacctccatatgctgagggtgcagccctaaaaaaacaaacaaacaaaaaaaaaatccttcccaattccttttcttttgtagCATAGAATTCTAATATTTGAATATCTTTAAGAATGGTTTCTACTTTCCTTTTTGTTAAGACTCTCTTATTTGATCAAGTCACCCTTGAatttttcttgatatattttgCTTGAGACTTCCTCCCCCTTGATTCTAGAGTTAACACTGTGGAGCACAGCTCTCTTTTCCTGATGAACCATACAAAAACTATTGTAGTgcacatcttcctttttttacttACATTTTGTGCATGTCTTTGAACAAGCTAATTCAGTAAACACATTCATGAATCTTTaaggatctgtagattgctctttttttttttggccttgtccaAGGaatatgggaactcccaggccagggatcgaacccatgtcacagcagtgacccacaggACCAAATTCTTAACTTGCTGCTCCACTAGAGAACTCCACTCCCCAAGTGATTTTAATGTGAAGCCAAATTTAAGAATTCCTGCTCTACAGGATCACGAACATCTCTTTCTTTCCAGTGTTATACATactacataatataaaaatatcttacaGATCAGATCAACAGAGCAGATctactttaacatattttttcttaatgtattcTGATAAATTAACACTTAACTGGGCTAAATGAGGGTCTATTAATTGTATTACATTCATTAAAAATGACAGTGACACAAAAGTATACAAATCATTCTTTCTAACCTAAGAATGAAACCAATAGAACTATTGAGGAGACATCTAATTCAATCTTAAGAACCAAATATTACTATCTTCAAAATATTACTATGATGACCATGTAACTCTTCCACCCTAAGTAATTTAGTCTACAGAAGCATGAATAGGAGAGTTCACTGAAGAACATGGAAGTAATGATAAGAAGAATGCCAACTCAGAGTAAACACCAATATTCAAGTAAACAGTATATATTAACATAAACTTTACAGAGTatgaaacatataaaaaaaagttataaaaacgTACAGCATTCCTTACTTACCTGGGTATTTTGGAAGTAATGCCTCCAGAGAGGCCTAATTTTATCTTGACCACCAACATCCCATACTGTGAAACAAATGTTCTTATATTCTACTGTTTCCACATTAAAAcctacagagagaaaaagaggaagatcaCTGTGTATAATGTCATtcagaaaataaacactttttttgtgGAATTCTCCCAGAATTGCTTTGTCAAAGTCTTAACAGACAATCAATTTAAAACCCTAAGAAAGTTACAATGATGGATATATATCATTGTACATTTGTCTAGTCCTTAGAACGTACAACAACCCTAAGGTATATGGACTTTGTGTGATTATGATGAGTCAATATAGGTTCAATATAGGTTCATCAATAGAGCGATATTGATAATGGAGGACGCTATacggggtgggggagaggggagataaGGAAAAATCTTTGCAGGTTCCTCTCAATTTTTCGGTGAACCAAAAACTACCGTTAAAAGATAGtcttaaaacaaaaaagcttCAAAATTAAACTTGATTCAATTTCactttataatatattattagGACATAAAGTCATCTGTAAACTTTCTTACCAATGGTAGGAATGGTGGTGACTATCTCCCCTAACTTCAGTTTATACAGAATGGTCGTCTTGCCAGCAGCATCCAATCCAACTAGAAAAAGACATTATAGATTTTAAATCTAGACCAAAAGCATACACTAAGAAACAATTTTACAACAAATTTTAGTTTGAAAGCAAAAGGTGACTGGTCAAGGCACAAATGAGAAATGAAATCACCTCACTTCTGATTCCCAAAGGCAACACTTCCTACAAAAGcctttccacttttctttctagACCTGGAGAGACAGCATGTAGTAGTTATGAGAAAAGAGTATCTAGCTAACTCATACTCTAATCTCTAGATTTGCTTTGCTGTAAAATGGTTGATTCACTTTATACAAATCActtcaggaaactgaggccaaagaAATTAGCTATAAAATAAAGGGACCAGATCAGGAAATATAAGATCTCTTCCAATTTAAGTCCTTATTAATTCTATGAACTACtaccattttttttggccacgtccatggcatgtggacgctcctgggctaggggatcaaacctacatcagAGTAGTGACACGAGCCCTTGCAGTGACAAggcgagatccttaacctactgcaccacaagggaactccactaccattttgttttgtttttttcagccacacctgcaacatgcagaagttcccagccagtgatagaacccacatcataccagagacaatgcaggatctttaagcTGAtgtgccacaaggcaactcctgaactactaccatttttaaaaaacataaattagaaGCTGAATCAGagaacacacaaaaacaaatgaataaagaattatCTTTAATATTCATAAATTCAGTTTCCTCTTATATAACAAGCAAATTTTAAGCAATTAGATCTTGATGCGAGtggaaaatacaattttatacacacacacacacatatatataaaactatgtcCTTCTCTCCTTAAattataggaggagttcccactgtgccagagcatgttaaggatctaacattgccacagctgtcacacaggctgcagttgcagctcagatatgatccctggcccaggaagttctatatgccacaggtacaggaGTGGCATATAAAAGAGGAAGATGAAGT is a genomic window of Sus scrofa isolate TJ Tabasco breed Duroc chromosome 13, Sscrofa11.1, whole genome shotgun sequence containing:
- the ARF4 gene encoding ADP-ribosylation factor 4, which codes for MGLTISSLFSRLFGKKQMRILMVGLDAAGKTTILYKLKLGEIVTTIPTIGFNVETVEYKNICFTVWDVGGQDKIRPLWRHYFQNTQGLIFVVDSNDRERIQEGADELQKMLQEDELQDAVLLLFANKQDLPNAMAISEMTDKLGLQSLRNRTWYVQATCATQGTGLYEGLDWLSNELSKR
- the ARF4 gene encoding ADP-ribosylation factor 4 isoform X1, which translates into the protein MGLTISSLFSRLFGKKQMRILMVGLDAAGKTTILYKLKLGEIVTTIPTIGFNVETVEYKNICFTVWDVGGQDKIRPLWRHYFQNTQWYVQATCATQGTGLYEGLDWLSNELSKR